In the genome of Oncorhynchus gorbuscha isolate QuinsamMale2020 ecotype Even-year linkage group LG05, OgorEven_v1.0, whole genome shotgun sequence, the window gtgtgtgtgtgtgtgtgcgtgtcctttgctgttgttctgggattgatttgcacttttcgcaccaaagtacgttcatctctaggagacagaatgcatccccctcctgagcggtatgatgctGTGTGGtatcatggtgtttatacttgcgtactattgtttgtacaaatgaacgtggtacctttaggagtttggaaattactcccaaggatgaaccagatttctggaggtctacaacttttttctgaggtcttggctgatttatttagattttcccataatgtcaagcaaagaggcactgagtttgaaggtaggccttgaaatacatccacaggtacacctccaattgactcaaattatgtcagttagcctatcagaagcttctaaagccatgacatcattttctggaattttctaagctgtttaaaggcacagtcaactttgtgtatgtaaacttctgacccactggaattgtgatacagtgaatgataagtgaaataatctgtctgtaaacaattgaaaaaatgacttgtgtcaaaaatagatttcctaaccgacttgccaaaactatagttgttaacaagaaatttgtggagtggttgaaaaactagttttaatgactccaacctaagtgtatgtaaacctctgacctcaactgtatgttccccatgccaataaatccccttgaattgaatcgagagagagagagagagagagagagagagagagagagagagagagagagagagagagagagagagagagaggagaactatGTGTGTATGGTTCCAGCTCTCTGGTGCCGGAACCGTAACAGACATGATCAAAGGAAAGGAACAGGTTGGAACTGCCCTGTGAAGTGTACACACTCGGATGTTATCGGATTTGACATGTTGAATTGAGAACAGTGACCCCGGGGAATAATGCACTGATTCACATGGCAAAAATATACAACCATAAGACAACTCTGGCCTGCTTTAGCTGCAACTCAGTTAAATAATCTGCACAACAGGACCTGGATAATTCAACTGTATCTATGACAAAATAATCCAGAAATATCTGATCAAATAATATGAACAAAAATGTGACTTTGTTAACTAAATAATAATGACTTTGTGTTTTCAGTGATTCAGTACCTTGTGGTTCTGGTATGATGTCACGGCGATGAATGAGGTCTCTGAGAACATGTGCGTGCAGAAGGCTGTGTTCTTCGAACCAAACCCATTGTGTTCATCTGCTTTAACGATGTGGAGGCGGGGTTGGTATTTATGCATTGAGTTTAATATAATCTGCAATACAGCAAAAACAGAGACATACAGTAAACAGTAAAACACTGAATGCTGTAGAATGATTGTAAAATTTGTACTTGTAGAATGATATTCAATAGGGCCAAAAAATTGCCCTTCTGTCTACTCTGGACCCATGCTAAATTGTTAATTTCCAGTTGTGTCTCTTTTTGTACCAATTTACTGGGTGTATCTTTGTTGTGGTccctctcttgtgtgtgtgtgtgtgtgtgtgtgtgtgtgtgtgtgtgtgtgtgtgtgtgtgtgtgtgtgtgtgtgtgtgtgtgtgtgtgtgtgtgtgtgtgtgtgtgtgtgtgtgtgtgtgtgtgtgtgtgtgtgtgtgtgtgtgtgtgtgtgcgtgcgtgcgtgagtgtgtgtgtgtgtgtgtgttcgttgaGAGACCTAATCCTAACTGATGTGATAGTCCTACCAGGCATGGATATTAGGCATGAGCTAATGGCCCTGAACGTCATTAACATTAACATCATTATTGTGGTTACCGCTGTTTTATCAGCAGTGCTATCcatcttcacacacacacgcgcgcgcgtacacacacacacacacacacacacacacacacacacacacacacacacacacacacacacacacacacacacacacacacacacacacacacacacacacacacacacacacacacacacacacacacacacacacacacacacacaggtagagagAAGTAAAGGACTGACGTGTCCAAAGGGGTCCAGGTGGTTGTTAGTGAGTTTGAGTTTCTGGAAGGAGACAAGCTGGCGTGCCCAGTGGCTCCCAGTGGCTGGAGAGTCAGGGTGGACGTACAACCTCCCTGGCATGGCCGGCTCCGCCTTCCCCGAAacagacctgacacacacacgcacactgaatTCACacgttgacaactcaaccaaatatcAATCACAATAGGACACTGATGTGAGTGTCAGATGGCCCTGCTTTGACCCAGCCCTGCCCTATTCTGCTGCCACTCGtactgtatgtttctctctctctctctctctctctctctctctctctctctctctctctctctctctctctctctctctctctctctctctctctctctctctctctctctctctctctctctctctctctctctctctctctctctctctctctctctctctctctcacacacacacacacacacacacacagtctgacccgACCATGCTCTATACTGTTCCTCTACTGTCACAGGAGACACACAGATCTGACATGCTACGGTGGTGCCTCTGGCTGTATCTATTCTTATTATTAGACCAACATCCTCCTCACATTTAAACTGCTTTcaacatgaagagagacacagctgGCTCCCATCAGTGACATCAGAATATGTTAATACCAATCCAGGTGTTAATGAGAGCGATGGATGACGTACAAGCAAATCACAACCATGTGAGCATGAAAGATGTTTCCAAAAATGATCATCCTTGTAGGACAATAAACTAAACTGATCTATTTGAAACAGGCAAAATGTTCTGGTTCAcattaaatacactgctcaaaaaataaaaggaacacttaaacaacacaatgtaactccaagtcaatcacacttctgtgaaatcaaactgtccacttaggaagcaacactgattgacaataaatttcacatgctgttgtgcaaatggaatagacaacaggtggaaattatagacaaatagcaagacacccccaataaaggagtggttctgcaggtggggaccacagaccacttctcagttcctatgcttcctggctgatgttttggtcacttttgaatgctggcggtgctttcactctagtggtagcataagacagagtctacaacccacacaagtggctcaggtagtgcagctcatccaggatgggacatcaatgcaagctgtggcaagaaggtttgctgcgtctgtcagcgtagtgtccagagcatggaggcgcgaccaggagacaggccagtacatcaggagttgtggaggaggccgtaggagagcaacaacccagcagcaggactgctacctccgcctttgtgcaaggaggagcaggaggagcactgccagagccctgaaaaatgacctccagcaggccacaaatgtgcatgtgtctactcaaatggtcagaaacagactccatcagggtggtatgagggcccgacgtccacaggtgggggttgtgcttacaacccaacaccgtgcaggacgtttggcatttgccagagaacaccaagattggcaaattcgccactggcgccctgtgctcttcacagatgaaagcaggttcacactgagcacatgtgacagacgtgacagtctggagacgccgtggagaacgttctgctgcctgcaacatcctgcagcatgaccggtttagccgtgggtcagtcatggtgtggggtggcatttctttgggtggCCGCACAACCCTCCATGTGCTCTCCAGAGGTAgcatgactgccattaggtaccgagatgagatcctcagaccccttgtgagaccatatgctggtgcgattggccctgggttcctcctaatgcaagacaatgctagacatcgtgtggctggagtgtgtcagcagttcctgcaagaggaaggcattgatgctatggactggcccgcccgttccccagacttgaatccaattgagcacatctgggacatcatgtctcgctccatccaccaacgtcacgttgcaccacagactgtccaggagttggcggatgctttagtccaggtctgggaggagatctctcaggagaccatccgccacctcatcaggagcatgcccaggcgttgtagggaggtcatacaggcacgtggaggccacacacactactgagcctcatttagacttgttttaaggacattacatcaaagttggatccgcctatagtgtggttttccactttaattttgagtgtgactccaaatccagacctccctgggttgataaatttgatttccattgataatttttgtttgattttgttgtcagcacattcaactatgtaaagaaaaaggtatttaataagaatatttcattcattcagatctaggatgtgttattttaatgttccctttatttttttgagcagtgtacaataGACCATGACGTGTGtgcttgttgttgtctgtgtgtATGACTTCTTAAGTTGGAATCTGTCTGAGAAGAAGGCCTCCAACTGGCCACAACTGGACCGAGCTGGAAAACATGTTCACTGAAGTTATTTTAAGTCTGTCAAATGGGACAGGGAAATGACAGAGCACCACGGATATTTACAAACAAAGAACCTCCCTTAGAGGGAAATCTACCCACGCACAACAGGGTTCACATTAGACATTAACATAGGTCCTTGTCCTAAACATGACTGAAAATGGGCCATCTGCCTCCCATTGGGCCAGGGATATCAGCTGAATGAAGTGTCTTTTAGGGTGCAACAGGGCATCATCACGTGACCAGGGAGAGGATGACAGACTCACGCAGCACATGTGGGTTTAGATCTCCCCTGCAGCCTCATGCTGGCGTGGACCTCAGAGAGACCTGCTCTTTAATCTGCCCGCCACATGAACCCATGGTACTGAGACTGAACCGGTGGTCAGGGACAGGGGGAGTGGAGCGCGGCCAGCAGGCAAACACAGGGAAATAGGGCACAGGGCACAGGGCACGGGGTAGGACTGGGACATCACTGCAGCGTTTTAGTAGGGCTATACATCCACGGCTCTGCTCTGtgttatatttctctctctgtgatgttGTTAAAATacagcatatagcatttgatcaTTTCTGTAAATGTAATTCTTATCAGCATAGTCTTATTGGGATTAAATCTCTAATAGGAGAGATGGATATAAGCCTAGCTCTTGGTTTTCTGATACTTTGAAGCTTGAAACTTGACTATTGGGTGTGTAGAGTCAGTTATAGGCTACTAAGCCCATTTCAAGTATTTATTTAATAAGCTCATGAGATACACATTAGTTTACATTTAACACAAATAATACACATCAAGTAGGCTATTTAAATATGCAAAGATGTGATATGAAGCTTGCCATTTATTATCAGCGAACTTGTAGCGGTGGTCATCTGCTGGCACGATATCCATGAGGAGAATGTACTTGCTTTTAGGGTTGAGGCCCGTCACCTTCACCTTGTAGCAGGGGAACATCCGCCTGGCGAGACAGGAAAACCACCGACAGACAGTAAGGAACATAGCAATATCAGTAGGCCTATCACTAAGGCATAACAACCATCGCTGCAGTTGTGAGCAAAAACCGAAACAAAACATACTTGTGGTAATTATAGGCTAAATAAAAATGTTAGGCTACAAACATTAATCACAAAAATGTGACTAAATATTTGAAGGGTTAACAGGTCTATAGGCCTAGTAGATTCGTTTGTATTTTTTCCTAAATGCTCCTTGGTAATTACCATATAGCCTAATCCAACGTAAAAAGAGAGAAACTATGTGTTTGCAAGTTTATAGGGACACGTTTTTAATTCTCAATCTCACCTAATACAAAAATACATTCAGCAAAGAATAGGCTACTTTTACCTTTTCAAAACATTCCGCACTGATGTCTGAAGATAAAAAATGAAGAGATTAAGATTAAGGCTATTTTACCTTCCCGCCTTAGTGATGATCATCTCCGTTCCAACCTCATGGAATTTATCCCACAGTTCCCGCTCTTCCATGTATACTTTTATTCCATCCATTccctgagaacagagagaataggtGAGATTATAAATGTATTCAACATTTAAACCAAAGACCCACTCCCTCCGCCATGAATATCCTACCTATAAGTCTACACAAACGTGTTATTTGAACATTGTAAAaagaacaaataaataaaataaaatacaaatatgttGGTCTGTAAAGCCTGTCAATTTACATTGTATTTTATCTTAATGAGACTAGGTCGTATTGGAACAGGTTTATTTTACATTAATAACAATAACAGTGTAAGCCTATGTATTACATGCTGCATACGCCTACATTGTTAAACAGGCTACTTACTGAAGGTTTCACATTTATCCGTCAACAACGACATTTTGACACAGATATGACCAGAGAGAAGCAGTCAGTCGGTGTTGCTCTGGGCATGTTCTAGGTAACCAACCGACAGTTTAGAAACCAAATCTAGGTCATAGTCAGCTCCTGCATTCCTAAAACGGACTGTTTTGTTTCTGCTTTGACATGACATGGACTCCTACTTAGCTGACTTTAGTTATTATATTGGGGGAATAAATTAATCGTTTAAATTAGTAAATTATTCTGTGAAAAAACAGGTATCTCTAATAGGCTATAACACCATAGATTATTAGCCTAATAATGACATTATTTTCAATAAGAATTTTTCCATATCACTTAAGGAGAAAAATCATGCAATTACGATGCATGCAAAAATCGTCATCACCCACaatttaaaaataaatggaaGTGCATCGTTTTTATGTTTAGAACTattaaacacacacgcacacacaagttagttacctgctgtgtgCACGTTGTCTGCGGTGAAGGTGGCGAGCTCAGGGAGCGAGTGTTATTCTCCGGTTTGTTCTCTTTCGGTGAGTCCTTTTCGGTGTCCGCGCGCTCTTGGATGGCGCTGGCCATGACACCACCTGACACCGAGAAACACACGGTCGGGAAAgacgcaacacacacacgcacacgcacacgcacacgcacacgcacacgcacacgcacacactattATCTGATATTATATTATCAGTCAATACTTTACTATTAGCCAATTAGACCTACTACAGAGGCAATCATTCAATATTCCATTAAGCTAATAGCCAAAGGAGATAGGCCTATATGGATGCTGTATTTTCAGAATCATTCGCCTAGGCCTCAATTCGTTGGAGCATGGACTCGACAAGGTGTAGTGTCGAAAgcgggcccatgttgactccattggTTCCCACAGTTGtaccaagttggctggatgtcctttgggtggtggaccgttcttgatacacaagcggaactgttgagcgtgaaaaacccagcagtgttgcaattCTTGATACAAACGGGTAGCacctaccataccccattcaaaggcccttaaatattttgtcttgcccattcccactctgaatgacacacataataataatgataataataatacacatacacatacacaatccatgtcttaattggcttaaatatccttctttaacctgtatcctccccttcgtctacacggaagtggatttaacaagtgacatcaataagggaaaCATCTTTCACctattcacctggtcagtgtctATGTCACGGAAAGAGACGGTGTTCTTAATGTGTTGTACACCCAGTGTATATCCGGATTCAATTATATGCTTAGTGTATCATCCAAATGAAAAGCGTTCACTAAAGCGTGTATTATAGGCTACATTGAAATGTTGCAAAATAAAGCAAATATGATCTCCACTAATATATTAACATGTTGACTGTAGAGCTGAAAATATTGACTTGAATTCAATGTGCAGCGCAGTCTCATTTCACAGAAAATATGCCAAAATAATAATGCAATTCAAACTAAAACTATACTACCAAATAATCTGGTTTATGCCTTTTAAAACACGTAAAGAAATATGCTCATGCACAAATGGTCTAGATAATAAAATGAAACAAATTAAGAAATCAAATATCTGTAGGCTAAGGCTTTGTGACAAACTATTATTAGGCCATATTGAAAATAATTTCATGATTATGTCACATGGTGGGCATATTAATTAACAAcgtaataataacaacaataatattatcaacaataacaacaatattaatcatcaccattatcatcatAATCATAATCTAATAACAGGCTAATAATGAATAATGTAGTTTATGCATACATGAATTTAAGCTTATAAATAATGTATTAATAATAACCTAAGAATAACACTATTTTAGGCTACTAGAAATCAAGTATGTTATTAGTAAGCTATACAATGATATGATGCTATAAACTGTGAAAGATCAAGGCACACtggtaaaaacaacaacattgttttCAATATATTATTGACTATAACATTTCTAGTGACGCTAAAGGCTCTTTCAATCTGTAAAACTGAAGCGTTACATATACGCGATAGAAATGTTAAGGTCATTTCTGATGGAGCCGaaatatgcagcgtttaccgtgaatgcagtctccgctaatTCAGGAACATTGACTTTAAATCTCAATCACGCTGTAAAACTGAATTTACGCGATGAGACTAAATCAAATCTAAACAGTGTTTCTAGATGACCGATGAGAGTTCCAGACTGCACATGAATATCTCTCACTGAACAGCATTATATATATACTACTTATTTTTCGGTGTATTTTTGTTCTGTCAAATAATGTGGCCAAATCAGCTACTTCTATTTGAAGTAGCCTATTTGATAGTATTTTCAAATAACATCTATTTACAAATACTTGTTTCCAAAAACACATTATTTCAAATGCCCATAGGACCAAACTGGGTTTAAATGCATATAGTATTTAAATATTTGTGTTTAAAATGTCACtttgtgtatttgagtatttccTCATGCCAATATTTTTCAAGTGTATTTCCAAATAGGCCTACATTCCAACATTAAACTActtttattttcaaatacaaaTTATCCAAATACTTAGCCTACTTCGAAATGACTTTGAAGTAAtggaaatagtatttgaacccaggtctgcactATACATCAACTCTGGACAGGAACGTCATGGAGTCCACCGTCTAAAGCCAAGCTGCTGAGACTAAACAACACATTCATACTCAAACACTTCTCAAACACTCCTTACTCTTTGGGTGTAGGCCGCCTACCTTATGCGCTGTTCTGTTTCGTCCCTGGAGAACACAGTTCAACGGTCatcctggtgtgtgtgttaaaTCAGTGTCCCGAGTCGCTGTGTTACCTATATCCAAAATTCCCACAGGCCCACACTCATGCACTTAAGTAACCGAATGAATTAGAACACTCTGTGAGCAGACCTCCGTCAGTAACGCATTATACCGTGAATTTCATACTGGACGAAGGTTATATACGTCTTAGTATTTTAAAACTGGATTGTAGCCTATGTCTGGACAACCTTTCCTACTACTGTCTGACTCTGACCGTTGTCGCAGCCTGGTCGACCCTCAAGAGACCAGGCCCTAAATGCCCTAAATATCAGGAGTCAAATCGATCAAAGTAGGCCTATCACAATTATCAATTTATGTCACTGAAAGATTGGATCAgaagatgtctctctctctctcacacacacacacacacacacacacacacacacacacacacacacacacacacacacacacacacacacacacacacacacacacacacacacacacacacacacacacacacacacacacacacacacacacacacacacacacacacacacacacacacaatgagagggAGATATAAAATGGGGGGGGGTCGTCGTTTTATGAGGATTTGGTTTGGTTTAATAGCATGAAAGTAGACTACATAATCTCTATTGAAGAGAGGAgtaacaataaataaatacacgaATGCATTATCTCAGAATATAAATAGCTAAACTAGCCTAGACATGTATATTATCGCATAGGCTACCATCCTCCAAAGATATTTGGTGCAGTGAGCGCGAAAATGTCTGGATTACTGACAATCGAGATAATCAACCGGCTGCGCGCATTACCGTGCAGCTCGAGCACAGAGTCAACCGGAGTTGAAAGTTGAAGGGGTCAACGCGAGGTAAACTGGCGTTCGTTTGGACTCGGCTCTCTCCGGTTGGCGAAATGAATTTGACTCTGATTTCCATGAAATAATCCATCCGAAATCACACACACTGAAAAAGTCTGTCAGGGCTACATTGCAgatgtagtctattataatagCCAAATTGTGTTAAATTATAGACCTGCGTTTGTGTAATAAAT includes:
- the LOC124036397 gene encoding T-box transcription factor TBX5-like isoform X2 encodes the protein MASAIQERADTEKDSPKENKPENNTRSLSSPPSPQTTCTQQGMDGIKVYMEERELWDKFHEVGTEMIITKAGRRMFPCYKVKVTGLNPKSKYILLMDIVPADDHRYKFADNKWSVSGKAEPAMPGRLYVHPDSPATGSHWARQLVSFQKLKLTNNHLDPFGHIILNSMHKYQPRLHIVKADEHNGFGSKNTAFCTHMFSETSFIAVTSYQNHKITQLKIENNPFAKGFRGSDDMELHRMAKIQGKEYPVVPRSSVRQRVCPSVSPFGGEARGLGSHPYSCENGVSSTTQDLLTLPPAPYTLPQPDPHKHMQVYHCNKRKGQRRGSGRRVCLLDLSPEWMTSAVHPGPTAAL